The segment TTACCCACCTAACGAAGAAAAGGTAATCCAGGGGATTTTAAAAAAAGGTGACTCTGGCCCGTAAGCCGGATTCTGTTTTAGGCGATCATTTATCTAATGCTCTCTACCCACAACCTGGCGGGACAGGCTCATAACGGTTGTTTACTTGAGATTGCACATCGGAGGGTTTACCGGCCATTGTTTTCACAAACAAAGCGGTGGGCTCTTACCCCACCATTTCACCCTTACCTACCAAGGTAGGCGGTATTCTTTCTGTTGCACTTTCCGTCCCTTCCTCCCTATTGCTAGAAAGAAAAAGCCCAAGCATTACTTGGTCCGATTGTCCCCTAGTGTCCGGACTTTCCTCCCCATTATTTCCAGAGGGAAACAAAAAGGCGATCGCTCGGCCAGAGTCCCTTTCATGGAAATTTGATTTCGGAAGTGCGTCGAGGAGTATTTCAATACTTTGGCACAATTTATGCAATTTGATCTATGAATTGAAAACAGTAAGGAACCAACGTATGAAGTCTTATCATTTCGCTCTCTTTTTCATCATTTCCATTGGTTTGTGGGCAGAACCTCAGTTGGACCAATCTGTGGAAGAAATCTTAAGCCACACTCGCCTTTCTCGTATCCCAATGGTCATCGCCGAATTGGAAGAACGATCGGCAAAAAAAATGGAATCAGGAGACTTCTTGTCTGCAAGAGATGATCTCAAAAAAGCAATTTTACTCAAACAATCAATCGGAATGAAAGATACAGAAGGAAACGCACATCTACTCTTCCAAATGGCAAAATTGGAAACAAAACTAGGTCACAGTTGTGAGGCACTTCATTATACTTCCCTTGCCAACCAAATTGTGAAACGAGTGGGAATCCGATCTGATTCCTATACATTAGCACAATGGAATGGAAAGGAAGTGAGTCCAAGGAAATGGGAAACATGCCAAGAGGTATCTTGGTTACAAGAATAAGAGTTCCAATGGAACTTTCATTTCGTTTCAGTTTCCTTTTTTTGAAATTTTAAAGAAGCAGAGTTCACACAATAACGAAGTCCTGTTGGTTTGGGACCGTCAGGAAATACATGGCCCAAGTGTGCTCCACAATTTTGGCACATGATTTCTGTTCGAACCATCCCGTGGGTTTTGTCAGTTTCCGTTGCGATCACTTCTTTCCTTACTGGCTCATAATAACTTGGCCAACCACTGCCAGAATCATACTTAGAATCTGAAGAAAACAAAGCCTCACCACAACACACACATAAATACGTACCTTTTTCTTTGTGAGCATAGTATTCACCAGTGAACGGCCGTTCGGTGCCCTTTTCGCGTGTCACTTGGTACTGCAGTGGAGTGAGAACCTCTTTCCAATTTTGATTTTCCATTGTATCGTTTGCCTCTATTAATTGAGAATAAGTATCAATATCACATTTATTTTTTTTAGGAACTGACAATCTTGTGACAGTACCCAGGATGTATTTGATAGAATAAAATTATGTGGTCAAACCTGATTCTACTCCATTCGACTGATCCCATCTCTAAACCTTTAGACGATTCTCGTCTAGAGGTTTGGAAAACTTGTCAAAGGACTCTTGTGTTCACTGACAATCGGATTTTTCCCATGGAAGGTAATGAACGTTTTTTTGACGGTTGGGAAGTTTACCATGGTTATGATGCCTATCGATTTTTACTCGAAGTGGTCTCGGGTCTACGATCCAAATTATTCGGAGAGTCAGAAATCCAAGCACAGTTTCGGGACCGTTTCCGTGAAGAAAATACAAGCGGTTCCAATTTTGGGACTTCACTACTCCGCCTCCGAGACCAAATTTTAGAACACACCAAACAAATCCGATCCAAGTATCTTGTTGGCATTGGCAGACAAACTTATGGAAGTGTTACCGAATCCTACTTACACAACCACAAAGAAGTCACCCTGCTCGGTACAGGTAAACTCGTAGATTCGATTTTGCCCTATCTTGTATCCAAGCAAAAAGTAGTTCGTTTGATTGGTCGTAACCAAAACCGACTCCAAGAACTAAGTGCCCTTTACCCTATCTCCACATACCATTGGGAAGATTATAAACCAAACAATGAAGCGATCATCATAGCTTCAAGTTTTTTGCCTTTTAACTGGGATGAGATGATCAAGTCATCATCAATCATTTTAGATTTTAGAGAAAATAAAATTGAGAACAAAAATTATGATCACTACATTCCACTTTCACAAATTCTAAATGACTTACACGAAACAGATGAACAAATCCAAGCAGTCAAAATGGATTTACAATACTATCTCACGGAACTCACAAGAGAACGGGAGGAAGAACAACTTCATATTATGAATGGATGGGAAGATTTACTTGTCTGAAACAATCAAAATAGGAGGTAGGTCCTCCCTACTCTCTCGCATTCAAATCCACACTGTCAAACAAGCGTTAAAAGAAAAAAACAAAGAGTTAAATTTCGAAACGGTGTTTCGAGAATCATCCGGAGATAAGGATTTAACAACTCCACTTTGGCAATTTGCTGGCCAAGGAATTTTCACTAAAGACCTCCAAGAAGACTTACTCAATCATAAATTGGACATTGTGATCCACTCTTTTAAAGATATGGATCTAAAGGAAAGAAAAGATACAACACTTATCCCTATTTTAACTCGTGAAGATGTACGTGATGTATTATTATTCAAAAAAACAAAATGGATCAATTTGCCAAATGAGATCACAATTCTAACATCTTCTCCTAGACGTGAATACCATATCAAAGAATTTCTGAAAAATTATTTTCCAACACCAATCAATAATTTTGAAATCAAAATTGAATCTGTACGTGGCAATATCCAAACGAGGCTTCGCAAATATTTAGATCATGAGTCCGGTGGTATTTTAGTAGCAAAAGCTGCTTTGGATCGAATCTTAAATTTCCAAGACAATGATAATGTACTACCTGAACTAAAAGAAGTAAAACAACTCATTCGCGATACATTAAATCTTTCCTTATTTATGGTTTTGCCTTCTTCTATTTTTCCTAGTGCACCCGCACAAGGTGCGTTATGTGCAGAAATCAGAAAAGAAGACGAACACCTTAAGTGTTTGTTAACTCAAATTGTTGATCCAGAAACCGAACTCACTGCAAACGAAGAACGAGAAATATTGTCCAAGTATGGTGGGGGTTGCCACCAAAAAATTGGAGTGACTGTTTTAAAAAGGGATTATGGGAAAGTCACTTTTGTGAGAGGAATCACAGAACAGGGAGAAATCCTATATGCGAAGGAACTAGCAGATAGTCCTGATTTATCTTTTACCAAAGAAGAAGTTTGGCCACCTAATGCAAAAATGGCGGCAAGGCAAAGAGAACGTCTCACTTATAGCATTCCAAAAGACGTTGATGTATTTGTTTCAAGAGGGTATGCGTTTCCCTTAGATTTATCAGTAAACCCAAGTAATCAGATATTATGGTCAGCTGGACTTTCCACCTGGAAAGACCTTGCTCTTCGTGGATTTTGGGTGAATGGAACTTGTGATGGACTCGGTGAAAGTGAACCTCCCGAAATTGATTTAATTTTAGGAAGAAAACCTAATTTTGTAAAACTGACCCATATGGATTCAGATAAACATTCTAGTGTTTATCCCGTGATTCCGACCTACTTTGTTTCAGCACCAGAAATACCAATCCCTTTTGACACATCGAAAATCAAAGCTGCTTACTGGAGAAGTGGATCTGAATTTGACATCGTAACCAAACGATTCCCAGAACTACTGAATGTAATCCATTTTGTTGGTCCAGGAAGCACGTTCAGAAAAATTAAACATGCGCTAGGTGAAGAAGGTTCTAAAAACAAAATTTTTGTTTCCTTATCTTTTGAATCTTGGGCAGAGAAGTACATCAAACAATGAAAACAAAATCCCTTCGACTTCGTTCCAATAAGTACTTACGCCATTTGAGTGAATCAGGTTCACTTAACGTAAATAAAATGATCCAACCATTGTTTTTAGTAGAAGGTATCAATGAAAAAGAACCCATCAAAGGTTTACCGGATGTGTATCGTGATACCAATCAAACAATATTGAAACAAATTGAATCAGATTTAAAATCTGGAGTTTCACAATTTTTACTCTTTATGGTGCCAAATGAAAAATCGGACACAAGTTTTTCAAAGGACTTTTACCAATCCAATATCAACCAAATTAAAAAAACTTTCCCTGAAATGTTTTTGTGGTTAGACACATGCATTTGTTCTGTTACAACAACGGGACATTGTTGTCATTTTCATCCAAAGGGAACTATCAATTTAGAGTTAACGTTAAAACGATTGTCCGAACTTGCTTTAATCTACGCTGATTCTGGTGCTGATGGAATTGCCCCTAGTGATATGATGGACGGACGTGTATTATCACACCGAAAAATTTTAGATGAAAACAATCATTCTCATGTTCCCATTATGAGTTATTCCACGAAGTTTAAAAGTCACTTTTACGGTCCTTTCCGAGGAGCAGCAGACTCCTCACCGCAGTTTGGTGACAGGAGTGGATACCAACTAGACGTTAGAGATAGAGACACTGCCATTCAAACATCTGTTCGTGACAAAGAAGAAGGTGCTGATTTACTGATGGTAAAACCAGGTATGACTGCTATCGACTTAATTGGTCCCATCAAAGAAAAAACGGGGCTTCCCACTGGTGCCTACCAAGTGAGTGGTGAATATGCAAGTTTGGTTTACTTAGCGAAAGAAGGATTTTTAGATTTTGAAGATGGTTTAAAAGAAACTTGGGATGTATTTCGTAGAGCAGGTTCTTCTTTTTTAATCACATACGGTGCAAGGATTGCAAAAAGGATATATTCATGAATTCTGAATCTTTATTCGAAAGATCAAAACAAGTAGTTCCTGGTGGAGTCCATAGCCCAGTAAGATCTTTTTCTTCCGTTGGTGGAACTCCCGTATTTTTTAGTGAGGCAAACGGCGCCTATCTTAAGTCAGTCGAAGGAAAAAACTATATCGACTATTGTTTGAGTTTTGGGCCACTTCTCTTTGGCCATAGACATCCTGAAATCCAAGAAGTTGTGGAAGATACTGTCAGGAAAGCCTGGTCTTTTGGTGCTTGTGAACCTTACTCCTTGGAACTTGCTGAGTTCATCACAGAAAGAATTCCATGGGTCGAAAAAATACGATTTGTAAACTCGGGAACGGAAGCTGTTATGAGTGCCTTACGTGTGGCAAGAGCTGCCACTGGACGAAACAAAATTCTGAAATTTGATGGTTGTTACCATGGCCACCTTGATCAACTTTTAGTGAAGTCAGGTTCGGGCCTTGCAGGCCTTAGTTCCAGTGATAGCAAAGGAATTGGACCTGAGATCATTCAAAACACACTTGTCCTCCCTTTAGATGACGAAACTAAGCTAGAAGAATTGTTCCAAAGAGAAGGATCAAATATCGCTTGTTTGGCGATTGAGCCATTACCTGCGAATTATGGTCTACTTCCACAAAGAATTGAGTTCTTAAAAAAATGCCGTGAACTAACGACTAAGTATGGAGTATTACTTTTATTTGATGAAGTGATTTCTGGTTTCCGAGTTTCTTTCCAAGGTATGGCTGGAATCACAGGAATTGTCCCTGATCTGGTCTGTTATGGAAAAATCATCGGAGGAGGATTTCCAGTTGGAGCTTATGCTGGAAAACGAGAATTTATGGACCTTGTGGCACCAAGTGGTCCTGTTTACCAAGCAGGGACTTTGTCTGCAAACCCAATTGGGATGCGAGCGGGGCTTAAAACCCTTACAAAAGCTTGGAATGAGAATCCGTATCCTAACCTGGAAACAACCACCAAACAATTCACAGATGGAATTATAACTCTACTAAAGGAATCTGGTGATCCCAATTGGGAAGCAGTAACGTTTGGAAGTTTGTTCTGGCTAAAAGGAAAAACAGAAAAACCGATCAGAACGATTGCGGAGATTCCAAGTTCTCACAAATCCAACTTTGCAACTTTTTTCCACAAACTACTAAACCAAGGTGTGTATCTAGCACCAAGTGGTTATGAGGTGGGATTCTTATCCACAGTCCATACGAAGGAAATCATCGATCTCACACTTGAAAAAATTAAACAGGCATTAAAGGGCTAAATTATGATCACAACTAAATACCACAATGAACGTTTTGCAAATGCGATCCAGTTAGTTCCACAAAATACACCTCCAATTTGGTTTATGCGCCAAGCAGGGAGATACCATTCTCACTATCGTAAACTCAAAGAAACTTATAGTTTTATGGATCTATGCAAACAACCAGAACTGGCAGCCGAAGTAGCGTTAGGTCCCGTAAAAGAATTTGGATTTGATGTCAGT is part of the Leptospira levettii genome and harbors:
- a CDS encoding LEPBI_I1174 family sigma 54-regulated protein — translated: MKSYHFALFFIISIGLWAEPQLDQSVEEILSHTRLSRIPMVIAELEERSAKKMESGDFLSARDDLKKAILLKQSIGMKDTEGNAHLLFQMAKLETKLGHSCEALHYTSLANQIVKRVGIRSDSYTLAQWNGKEVSPRKWETCQEVSWLQE
- the msrB gene encoding peptide-methionine (R)-S-oxide reductase MsrB, yielding MENQNWKEVLTPLQYQVTREKGTERPFTGEYYAHKEKGTYLCVCCGEALFSSDSKYDSGSGWPSYYEPVRKEVIATETDKTHGMVRTEIMCQNCGAHLGHVFPDGPKPTGLRYCVNSASLKFQKKETETK
- a CDS encoding glutamyl-tRNA reductase → MWSNLILLHSTDPISKPLDDSRLEVWKTCQRTLVFTDNRIFPMEGNERFFDGWEVYHGYDAYRFLLEVVSGLRSKLFGESEIQAQFRDRFREENTSGSNFGTSLLRLRDQILEHTKQIRSKYLVGIGRQTYGSVTESYLHNHKEVTLLGTGKLVDSILPYLVSKQKVVRLIGRNQNRLQELSALYPISTYHWEDYKPNNEAIIIASSFLPFNWDEMIKSSSIILDFRENKIENKNYDHYIPLSQILNDLHETDEQIQAVKMDLQYYLTELTREREEEQLHIMNGWEDLLV
- a CDS encoding hydroxymethylbilane synthase, with the translated sequence MSETIKIGGRSSLLSRIQIHTVKQALKEKNKELNFETVFRESSGDKDLTTPLWQFAGQGIFTKDLQEDLLNHKLDIVIHSFKDMDLKERKDTTLIPILTREDVRDVLLFKKTKWINLPNEITILTSSPRREYHIKEFLKNYFPTPINNFEIKIESVRGNIQTRLRKYLDHESGGILVAKAALDRILNFQDNDNVLPELKEVKQLIRDTLNLSLFMVLPSSIFPSAPAQGALCAEIRKEDEHLKCLLTQIVDPETELTANEEREILSKYGGGCHQKIGVTVLKRDYGKVTFVRGITEQGEILYAKELADSPDLSFTKEEVWPPNAKMAARQRERLTYSIPKDVDVFVSRGYAFPLDLSVNPSNQILWSAGLSTWKDLALRGFWVNGTCDGLGESEPPEIDLILGRKPNFVKLTHMDSDKHSSVYPVIPTYFVSAPEIPIPFDTSKIKAAYWRSGSEFDIVTKRFPELLNVIHFVGPGSTFRKIKHALGEEGSKNKIFVSLSFESWAEKYIKQ
- the hemB gene encoding porphobilinogen synthase, whose amino-acid sequence is MKTKSLRLRSNKYLRHLSESGSLNVNKMIQPLFLVEGINEKEPIKGLPDVYRDTNQTILKQIESDLKSGVSQFLLFMVPNEKSDTSFSKDFYQSNINQIKKTFPEMFLWLDTCICSVTTTGHCCHFHPKGTINLELTLKRLSELALIYADSGADGIAPSDMMDGRVLSHRKILDENNHSHVPIMSYSTKFKSHFYGPFRGAADSSPQFGDRSGYQLDVRDRDTAIQTSVRDKEEGADLLMVKPGMTAIDLIGPIKEKTGLPTGAYQVSGEYASLVYLAKEGFLDFEDGLKETWDVFRRAGSSFLITYGARIAKRIYS
- the hemL gene encoding glutamate-1-semialdehyde 2,1-aminomutase; the protein is MNSESLFERSKQVVPGGVHSPVRSFSSVGGTPVFFSEANGAYLKSVEGKNYIDYCLSFGPLLFGHRHPEIQEVVEDTVRKAWSFGACEPYSLELAEFITERIPWVEKIRFVNSGTEAVMSALRVARAATGRNKILKFDGCYHGHLDQLLVKSGSGLAGLSSSDSKGIGPEIIQNTLVLPLDDETKLEELFQREGSNIACLAIEPLPANYGLLPQRIEFLKKCRELTTKYGVLLLFDEVISGFRVSFQGMAGITGIVPDLVCYGKIIGGGFPVGAYAGKREFMDLVAPSGPVYQAGTLSANPIGMRAGLKTLTKAWNENPYPNLETTTKQFTDGIITLLKESGDPNWEAVTFGSLFWLKGKTEKPIRTIAEIPSSHKSNFATFFHKLLNQGVYLAPSGYEVGFLSTVHTKEIIDLTLEKIKQALKG